In Phoenix dactylifera cultivar Barhee BC4 unplaced genomic scaffold, palm_55x_up_171113_PBpolish2nd_filt_p 000222F, whole genome shotgun sequence, the genomic stretch GAttaggttaatttctttacagTAAGTGTCTTGAATGACAGAGTAATATGTTAGTGGaatatctcaaaagaaaaaacattagCCATATCAGAGATAGACATGTTAAAAACAATTGAGACTAATGCTGTAGGACGACATCCATGATAGCCTTAGACATGTGATGGGACTGTAACTTGATAATAGGAACAAATTAGAAATCAAGATTCCTGCAAGATAGATTATAAAAATAGAATTTTAAAGATTATGCTGGAACACAttaaatttctaaatctaaagagaaGAAGATAACTTCTTGACTACTCTTTTCTTCGAGGCTAACATTTCTATCTCATCAGCTTGCAGTATTGGTTTACAAAGAGTTTGACATGCCAAAATGCTGCCACTTTGTGACATATGTtggttagtctttttctttggtaGACAGATCAGCAAGCAAATTCTTATGATTAGATTGTTGTCTAGCAAACTAGCACAAGATCAGTTGCAACATTTGAAGACGTGTTATGGCCTCCTTAGGCTATATATAAAATGTCTGCAGAACATGGAAATGCTACTATTTGCCTACAGTGGCTTGTATAGACTCACGGTAATACAGGTGCAGAGGATCTTTAGATTTTGTAATCTTACTATTCCAGTTAAATTATCATAACGTACAGACTTGATATAGTATCCGTAGATTTTTAAGAGTAAGAAATTCCCTTAAACAAGTCAATGCAGTGATTATGGCTTAATTTCATAACTTTCTAAGTTTAGAGTATATATATCTTGTTTTGGCATACTAGTTATGAAAGAACTGAAAATGCAAGTATGCTGGGTCTTAGAAGTTCCTTTTGTAGCAATAATAACAGCTCTTTCTTTTTGAAGTTTTGCTCACAGCACTGCCAATAAAATCATTGAAGGTTCTCGAGTATGACAATGAATGTCTACAAACACAAGGACTACAATAttcttccttccttttccttcacttatttctttttttttttctctttctgtgTTTAGAGGGCATGGGAGGGGGTACCAATCAACATTCCTTTGAAGAAATAACTAAACTTATATTTAATAATTCCATCAGGACTAATTTAGATAAACAAATGCAAGGACCAACTTAGAAGTTAGTAGGGACACTTGTTATTCGCTCATTATGAACAAAGCATTGCAGATCTCAGGTGGAGTGTAACTGCAAAGACAGCATTTTTAAGCATCAGTGCTTTCCAGGTGCCAGGAGCTTATTATCTTCACGTGTCCTACCGTGTCATTTATTATCAGTGATACTCTTATTGCCTAACATGCATAATCCTCTtaaatcaccaaaaaaaaaagataacttTCAGACTCAGCAGACTTGCAACTTTTAGTCATTCACACAAAACAAGTCAAAGCCTGAAGTAAAAAATTGATCCAGTAAAATCAaattgtaatctttgtaaagtgaaaaacaaaaagacacttctcaaatatattttctaaagaaattggCATACCTGCAGGTTATACTTTGCCCGAAGTGCTTTGCGATACCCACAAGCATAACATGCAATCATAGCTCCTGGTAATCCTGACAGTATACCTCCAGTAAAGAGACAACAGAGACAATTGACAAGTCCAAACAAGATAAAGTGGGTCATGCAAGACCCTGCAAGAGTTCCAGAACCCAAGAATTCTGCATTCTTTCCAAAGAGGAAGCATGGGCAGATTGTGCCTATACAACCTAtttcaagaaaggaaaaaaggaaatgtGTTAGAAGTTTTTCCTACCCCACTTGCGAAGACACGTCTTTTGATAAGTTATGATAATTcaatgaagaagaggaaagactaacaaaattaaaattaaacagtACCAAGAAATGGTGCTCATGCATTAAGTATGTACCTATAATGTAGATCCACATACATCTACACGGAGACACTGACCCACTTGTTGAAATGATAACCATTATATGGAAAAAAAGAGATTTTGTTTTAAATCTCACACGTTAACATACAACAAGCCAGAGGTCAGAAGAATTTAAACTATCATAATCAGACATGATAAAACAAgaggcacaaaaaaaaaataaaatgaaatataaTGCTTCTTGATAAGATAGTTTAAGGTTTAAGTTTTGCAAGGAAGCAACTTCCAGGATAGAATTATAATTTTGCACTTATACATTATAAAGAAGACTAGCACCATATTTGTTATGACTTTCTTTGGTAGAAAACAACAGATCAATAGTTTTGGTTTATCACTAAAAAAGACCACAATGCATGAGACGGATTAGGTGATATTCTTCTGGAAAGGAAGAGAGGCCTGACATTAGAAGCCATCAACATTCAAACTGTAAATTATCCATTTGAAAGACCATAGCAAGATGCAACACTGTCAAACTGTCTTGACTTGAATATATGCATTCAATGAGAACAACTCTGCACAATGCTTTTTATTATGGAATACATCCAGCTCTGCCACAAAATAAATTAGCCTTGAGCACTCATTTGAGTAGCTTACAAAGAAAATGACATAGGAACCTGTTTTAGCATAGAAACCTGTTTTGGCTTGACCAGGTTCTGAGATGCCTTCTATTATGGCATAGGACTCATCAAGTATCAGTGGAGTCCTCATGCAAGGAAAGTGGCACTAAAAAATTACTGCAAcagcttcaaaaaaaaaaagaaaagaaagtggcCTGCAAAATTAATGGGGTATGCTTCATTATTGAAtgcataaaaggaaaaaagatggTGGCAAATGCTATTTCAGGAAGGGATCAAAAGGAAGATTGCAGTTCTATCATCCCCTATTCCAAATTGTTTGGATCTGATTAGAGGGGTGGGAAATAATTCTATCTTGCAGAAAACAATAGAATAATGCCAACAAGGTGAAGCCGTGGGTCCGAGGGAATACAAGGAAGGTATGCTTTATTTTATAAATCAAATGTATTGAccaattcatttttatttccTTCTATTATGGAAGATATGCATTCTAGCACTCATAAAGGTTATCACACACTTTACAAAAAATTAGCTTGTTTTTCTATTAGAAGGCATGACAAAAGTACCACAGAATTGATTAGGTATGACatgagaaaaggaagaaaggtgaaaatCTTAACTCAACTGGGCTTTTACAGCCACAACTTGTTCCAAGGCATGTATGCACTGATATTTTAATGGATTTTTGTTGAACTGCCAAATTCCACAGGAAATTCAAATATTTTTGTGGTTGTAGATATTCGTTCAGAGCTTGCTCACTTTTTCCCATCCCATCTATTTATGGTTGAAACTATAGCTTAAAATTTTTTCCAATAAAAAATAGCTAACACCAAGCAAGAGATATAGAAATAACTTCCTACAGATTAATAAAAAGTGGACCATGACAAATTCAATAAGACTCAACTACTACTGCACATCACAAGTACTCAATCAATCAAAAAATAACTCCAACATTCAATTATTTACTGCAGAACTGCAGACACTTTTTTACATGCATGAAAATAGAGCATGCAACAGCTGGGCAATAAAGAGGTCCAAGAAAAACAAGCTTTTTTTTAGTAGAAATATGATTGAGGGAGATATGGGTTAAAATTGTGAAGGATAGAATGAAGAATCTGTATATTGGCGGAGCTATGGGTATCAGACCAATTTAAAGACAAATGGAGAAGCAATAGAGACAACATAGACATGTACTATGAAGATCTGATGCGACTTCAGTAAGGAGAGGCACTCTAATCTCTAATCTTTGTTGAATAATTCAGGAAAATAAGGGGAATACCTCAGCTAAGATAGATGAAAATCATTCGGAAGGACCTAGAAAAGCCATAACATCAGAGGCAGCctaagaaggaataattgcccAATAAGTACTAATAAAGGTCACCCCAAATACTCGAAACATGGCTTGATGGTTATGCTTAGCATTATCAAGTACTAATGGCAATAAATTGGTATCTATTGGTTCTTTTTCTATCCACCTGGATAGGTAAAAATTTTTGAAGAGTTAACAAAATTTGCACCACATTGTGTCATATGTACCCATGCTGCATAGCCAGATTGCTTATAATGTAGCGTATAAAAATGATATATAGCACCACATGTGACATAGGATGAAACACTAGAAaactttttatttaatatttataagttCAAATTGTTTGGGACGATCCATTCTGCTCCCAATACCATCACCAAATTCTTTTTGAGTCAAAATAACTAACTCTGAAGAGAAGAAATAAGTTGAAGGgatatactcctacacttttGCCCAATTCTGGAACCATCTGTTGTTATCAAGAatctatttcttttcttcttaatCTTTACCCACAATTGTTTTTCTTGTCTATctattctttcctttttcctccctttctccttttctatcaGAAGCAATAACTATCAATAGCAGTAAAAGCAACAAATAAGAAGCAGCAATAGTCTAGATAAGCAGCACAGGTTTTTCTTATTACTTTGatgatataatttatttttttcattgagTGCAATTTCTGCTGTTTGGGTAATTATGGATGTTAGAATTTAGTAGTAATCTCCATCAGATTAGATATATAAAAACTTAATTTTATATAAGCTTATATAATATGGTGCAAGGATGTTGCTTTAAGTTAATAAAATCAATCAACTCTTTGCTGATGCAAGATACTActtgtttttttatttacatCAAGATCAGAAACCAAACCCAATAGGCTatctcttctttctcctttttggTTATAACTTGCTACATCTTGCTTGGCAGAAGCTTCAAATTCCTCAATCATTCTCTCTGATCAAAAAGTCAGTGTTGGATGAAGGTTTGAAGATAacctttaaaatttaaaatcattAGGTTTAATATGAAAAAAGCATTAGTAAATAGAAATACTTTTACAATACTAGAATCACAGCCCTCAAATAAAGGATTTATTCGAGAGGATTTAGAAATAGCTGTAAATTTTGTTTGATGCAATTTTTGAATTAGCATTGAAGATCAACGTTCAAAATCAAGGCTTATCATTTCTTCTGCTTTCcttctttgaaaaaaaattgatatgttTGGAATTGTAATCTATTTCATGCATTTACATGCATGCTAGTTATAATcatattcaaataatcaaaCTGCATTTCATTCACTTCTAAAGGCTGCTTGTTTCCAACAATTGAACAGATTGCAGTTGCAAATGCAGCATTTGAACTAGAAGCATCCAATACCAACGGCTTGAATGCACTCAGTTTCAACTGCAGGCTGCATCCGAGCTTAGAAAAAGGGGCCCAAATCATGTAATTGGAACTGCAATCAAAATAGGTTGCAATCCCTATCATAGAATTTGTCGCAATTTGAAGTAGCCCTCAAAGGTTTCCATCGCCACTCTCCAACCattaaaaatttaataatttataatttaacatgttaaatatatattatttattttcataaatttatatagaatatatatttatttttattataatatacaaaattattacaaaatcaaataaaattaataataattattacaataatacatataatacatatatttatgATTATAAGAATACATCTGAttattataatatcaaattactttatagaattataattattttaagaaaGGGAGAAATTAGCACTATTTGGTGAAATAGGTTCTTTTAAAATCAATTTCAAACCATCCGCTAGAGGTTGTAACAATCCGAACTATCCCACTACATTAGGACCCTTTTGATGTTGCAAAAAAGCCATTATTTTATGTTTAGCTAGCACTAGAAAGGCTACTCCTAGTAGATGTGGTAGAATTAAACCCTAAATCATCAAATTCCCACAAATGGAATGAGAAGTGGGTCCATGTAAATGATTGAGACCTTGCAATCAACAACATTCCTTCCCCATTTGGAGTTGGGGATGATTATTGTAATAATCtaacaataatttaataataacaTTCATTTTCTTATTAAAATTATAACATAATATGATAACTAAGCAAATACACAATACCTATAGTAATTATATCGCCATTATATAACTTGATATTATAGTAATTAGATATAATTACTTTCTACATtatagttaaaaaattaatacgataattattatactataatcaAAAAGTAAACAACTCACAGTTTTCAACAAGGTAACTTTACCAAATTGCTTGCAAGTTTACCATATCTGTTTTAGCATCATACAACCTAACAGTTGTATTTGTAGTTTTTAATTACAGATAACTAAACAGGAAAAGTTTTTGAAACTGCAATTCCAATTGCAACATGTATCAGTTGAATTGCAGGCAAACAAACAGCCCCTTAACCATCTTTCATGATTATAGCACTGAATCTTAGTGCTGCTGAATCCAATGCATATCCATATCCACATAAAACAAACATAGAATAACCAATATCCTTTAtctttctttgatttgaaaaatgACTCAGCCATGTCCACCTAGATCAAATATGGACACCCTAGCTCTTTAATTAtgcatatctatatttatatcagATGAATAGAAATGGAGGATATGAATACCAATATCTGATATGCATTCGATCCATTTCAACCATAAAAGGTGAGGATAGGCTAGCAATagattttagaaattaaaatatTGCAAGGGTTAAGACTACAGTGTGTTATAAGGCCAACCACCCCTATAGATATTCTTTACTTTATATTTCTATAAGTATGGACCTTGCCAAGATTCACTTCATAAGAATATCTGAGCATCAGACTCATCCCTCTTTACACTAATATTCGGtgaaataataataactaaaaacTTGTATTTTTTTGAGAAGCCAAAACAATTTATAATTGACAATCTATAATATCTAATAACAATGAATCTTTTGCAATATCTGAGTAGTAAATAATTTACAAATCACAATATATGTACACCAACATTATTCTCTCACTTTCTAAATAAGCATTTATGTAAATTTGTATGTAGTATGCATGCATTTTTCTATGAGCTCAGAACAATGCAATATGTATATACCAAGTAAGGTTTTAAAAGCCAGAGCCCCTGGCATTCCATCACGCTAATCATGTGTCGAGATGTGTACCAAGCTGTGTCCAAAAAACATTTTTTAGTCAAATATATTAAAAAGAGTTAAATATGTGCAATGCTGATGCATGCAGGTGTTCATACTGGCCCAACACAGTATGCGCCAGCCAGTACAACCAGCACCTAAATCCTTGGAACTATTAAGCTATAATTTTATATACTACATGATCTTAACCATATCCAAGCCCATTGAGACTTTCTCTGAAGATTTCAAATATAAACTCTAATTTGACTCACATGATAGGGGCATCAGATTTGGTTCTAATTGCAATTTGGACTAGTTTATTAATGTCATCATGACAGGGGTATCCAAGAACTCTATGGGAGTAAAATGGATGTGATTAATGCATCGGATGTCAGACAGATGTTATCTCTCCAATCGTCCAAGTGGAGCAAACGATAGGACAATGAGGAACTTTTTGCAACATGTTTTGATTATTGAGGGTGGCATGATCTTTGGCACATCCATGGTTGTTCTACTCTACAAGGTTCCCATCCAAAGATTTGTTTTACCCTGGGTTGATCTTTTAATGGACCTTTAAGTAAGTTTAGTTCCATCACTGAGTAGTTTCTAGGCCTAACAATAGTTTGCATAGTTCAGGTTTGAGATTAACTCCAAACCAAACCCACCTACTCACAAAGATCCAGTAGGTAGTCTTCGGCTCATCTTCCAATTTTataagctagaaatatttctctCTATTTTTAGATGTCAATAGTAATCAGTTTTATGAATAGATTCTATGTTCACAGCCCTAAATAGATCTGAAGGATTAAACTTTTGGCTTCATATCACATCTAAATCAGGTCATATCCCATAATAAAACATCAAGTTATATGTTAATGTCAAGACTAAAAAATATTAGCTCTGACTATAACATTCTTAAATTACACAGCAAATAATATTGATAACCTCTAATAACTAATATCCTTTTTTAACCAATGATTATTAATTATTTGACAGCTTATTGCAATTTAGTTTTCTTTAGTTCTGCTTATAATTGTATATTTCTACCATatataaaatgaaaaagaattgttAGGATAGTCAATAGgctttacaaaatcaaatgttTCCAAATTCTGCATTACTGAAGGAAGATAAGCTGAAGGTGTTACAGAGTATCAGTTATTCTCTAATTTTTTCCCGGTACATTTCCATCTTTTAttattagaaaatattttaggTATGATAGACCATTCTGGATCAAGAATTTGAATCTAAGAGAAATGCAGGACTATCTCTCTATGTGTATGCATAGTGTAAAATGTCAAACTGGTCCGCATCGTACGCCATACTGGTCCGAACCAGATAGTACGGTTCGGTACCGTACCAAATCGGTAAGGTACCGGTACTGGTACTTAGTACGGATGGCGTACTGGGTGTGGCACTGGTTCCGTACTGTATTGTACTAATACTAAGCTAGTGTAGCACCGATATAGGGTCCGGTACTAAGACAGCGAACCTTACTAGTCCATTCATATCATTACTAAAGATTTAGGAGGATGCTCTACTATCTAGATCATACGACTCCTAGATAATTATAATGTAAGTGAAATATTGCAGTGCATTGTATGGGCAGTAACTAGTCTAACCCCAACAGAATGACAAAAATCCTAATGTTCATCAAAATTTCCTTTAGAGGCAAAAAGGGAAGGAATACTTTCTatcatattatataattaagtTGCACCTTTCACTTTTCCTTGTGAAAACCTAGGGATCACAGGGCAAAAAGTAGCGTACAGCTCTGCATATCATCAAAGCAAGCACAGATTCCAGAAGACCATTGTGTAGGGTCCCGACCGATCGGACGATGTGAAGGGTGACTATCATCTGCAGAAGCACCGTCAGCTTCAGGTTCTGACTGATTAAGAGGAATATATGGTGGTGGGACATAGCTTCCTTGCCCTGTCATACTCTCTGAAAGAAGAACAAGCATCATTTCTCAACCAATAGGATCTAGATTACAGttagtttagctttatttgcaTAAAAATAATCAAGCAGGATAAAAACTTCATGGGGGTCAAGTTCATCTCTACAATTCGACAAAATTGGGCCACAACAATATAGCTGCACCAGATATCAAGCATTTATACAAAATTAGAAATGCCGTCAGTCTCCATAGCAACCATAAATCCATGATCAGAAATTTGCTGGGCAGTTGGAATACTAACAGCTAATTACAAGGCTCATTGCAGTCCTCCAGTGCCCTCCCTAGGCATCATTGTGTTCTTAATAACAGGTTAATTTTTGAAAGATATACGCCGACTTGTCTGAAATTGAtgcatcatttgaaccaatcaAAATGATGGAACAAATGTTGGTGCTAACACAAAGAACCACCATTAACTGACTACCAAGGTGTCCCCTATAGCAAAAATATCGCAACAAAATGAGGTATAAAGCCCAACTCGAAATACATAAGATCATTTTTAGAAATTAAACATGACAAAGTAACGAAAGTCTAGAATACGTAAGTGGAAGCTATCTAAGCCAATTTTCAATCTCGAAGCAAGCAAATTGAACACCAAAGGAAAAGCGCTAAGCAATCACAATGAAGAGAAACGAGAACGCTTTTATAATTTAGATATTAAATATGATCCCGAAGAGGTACTATTTTGAGTCAATCCCCGCATTCGATTTGAAAAAATTTACGCATTAGATTGCAGAATGGCATCTGAAAGCGAAATACTAATATATTATCTTGAGCTACTAAATCTCCATCACCAAACAAAAAACAATGTCCAAAGTTTAGAAAAGGAAACATACCGAATAGAGTCGATCCCTAATCAAGCCGATTCTCTCTTCCCTCGAACCCTGATAAAATCAACCAAGATAAAtcattaaaaatagaaaattaggGGATAAAGTGGATTTTTCAATCGACGAATCCCTTTTTCGAACCTTTTTAGGGTTTTTGTTTCTCGTTTGGTACGAAGCGAAGCGACGGACGACTAGAGCTCCGAGGAAAGGGGAAGAGCGATGGGTGAAGCTTTAACATGGAAAGGGGCTGCGGGTTTAAGATCCAATGCTCCGCAGGAACAACATATTAAAGTTCCTC encodes the following:
- the LOC103718105 gene encoding cell number regulator 5, producing the protein MTGQGSYVPPPYIPLNQSEPEADGASADDSHPSHRPIGRDPTQWSSGICACFDDMQSCCIGTICPCFLFGKNAEFLGSGTLAGSCMTHFILFGLVNCLCCLFTGGILSGLPGAMIACYACGYRKALRAKYNLQEAPCGDLTTHLFCHLCAICQEYREIRERSDGSTPVLKFPPVTAPPVQTMELDPQD